A stretch of DNA from Diospyros lotus cultivar Yz01 chromosome 14, ASM1463336v1, whole genome shotgun sequence:
ctgtGTCAGTTTaatctaaggatcaacacaccatcacAACCTGATGACATGACAATTATTCACTAGACCATGCAATCAGTCATTGACGTCATATTTGGCTAATCATTCCCCAACGACTACCCACAAGTTTACTAGcaacatctcatgtcatatgatGCGTGACACACTATCCTCTTATCAATAGCCCCATATTGAATGAGGTAATAACCTTGAGCTAGTCCAGAATCGATTAATCAGAattctcatttaaaaaaatctaagtattagaaatagtttaaaaaattatgttatcaGATAATCCTATCACATATGTTCAATatcttaagaataagatttttatataaaaaatctaaaaattcattcatataattaattgagaaaatataaataaagaaaatattgtctttattatttattgatttatataaaaatataattaatacattaaaGCAATTTCACTAAATATTATCTAAATCCAGCATAAAAGGACACaatacttgaaaaaaaaaacatttttgattCTTAGTAGAGCTGTTGAGACTgtgaaattgaatttgatatatagagaaaaaaaaaaaaatgagtttcaTAAGGTAGACCGGTCAGAGCCGGGGCTGGTCAAATCGGTCGGCTCAATGTATAGCCCTCATCGGCTTAATCGCCCAGACCGTTTTAAGAGCCAAaccaaggcaagttctttacgGTTCCCACTCCCACCTAACCCAGACACGCCCAAGTTTAGGGTTTTGTCTAGGGTTTCTCTCCAATTTCCACAAAAGCAACCGCTTCCTTACTTCGAGCCCCATTACTCGAGCTTCACCTTTTCACCACATGATTCCGTAGCTGAGGGCTTCGATTCTCTGAGAGGGGCTAGTGCTTCAGAATGGAAGCTCGAGTGGCCGTGTCTAGCCGTGGAGCCGTGGTTGATGGCGGCCCCCGAAAATTCTtgcaacagcagcagcagcagcagcagcagcttcaCCACAGTCAGCCACCAATATCGCCGGGGCAGCAGCACCAGATAGGGACGGTGCCGCAGCTCCTTGCCGGCGGCATCGCGGGCGCTTTCAGCAAGACCTGTACCGCGCCGCTCGCCCGCCTCACCATTCTTTTTCAGGTCGCTTTGTTCTCCCGCAATATAATCTCTTTAGCTACTATAATGTGGAATGGGGGATATACATACGCTTGAGGAACTAGGAAAGTAACCAAGTATTTGGTCGATTATTATGACCTTGGAATCTATGTGATTTTGAGGTTGTTGAATTGCTTaatctattcttcttcttcacccaaACTTACCTatccaaaagtaaaaaaaaactGAGATTCAGTTCCTTGGAAAattttccctttctctttcatttcatttaatttacttttcctCCTACCTTTCGAAGTTCTAGAGTTAGATATAATATTAATGTGGTGATATGGTGAAACTAACTTTCTGTTGTTCAGTTGCCCCTGAATTATAATTTATCATCAAAAGTTCTTAATCCTTTTCTGTAGGTAATCTTTTAGGTTCTTGTATAGAATTCTGCCCCTTTAAGGTAGTTCCTTTCATAAATACTCTTTTACTTATTGCGTCCCTCcccccccggggggggggggggggggggggcgcgccaaaaaaaaaatcaatttaccaTGAAAATCAATCCAACCCttgttttccttctctttcccaTTTTAAATTTAGATGAGGGCCCTTTGTGGCTTTTGGTTTTGCCTCCTTTTTGGTACCTGATGCTTTCAGTTAAATTAAGAACAacatttagttttaaaaattttgtttgtatttttttgatagAGAACGACATGGATTTCTGGGTGTTCTTGTTGTGTGCGTTCTTTTACTCTTCTTTAGAAATTAGGAGGTACCAGGTCTAATGAGACCTGTATCTTTAGATAAAGATTCGAACATGGATAAAACTCAACCCCCCTGCTTTGGCAGGGCAAAGTTCCCacctttttattgttttggtcTGTGTTTCTGCTAAACTCTCAGATCTAATTAGCCTGGCATTGATTCCAGAACTCAATATTTGAAATATCTTTATTTACTCTTTCCAATTTGTTATGTTGCATTGGtgtactatttttcttttttctctttataggTGCAAGGTATGCATTCTAATGCTGCAGTGTTGACCAAGACTAGCATATGGGGTGAGGCCTTGCGTATTGTTAATGAAGAAGGCTTTAGAGCATTTTGGAAAGGGAATCTAGTAACCATTGTTCATCGTCTTCCTTACTCTTCAGTCAACTTCTATGCTTACGAACGCTATAAAAGTGTCAGTATGAACATTCTCCAAAACTGACCCTTTTTTGAAGTTAAGCTTATATGGCTTACTCTGTGTACGTGTTTcatttatattgttttttttattccttttgTAGCTATTAAAATCAATTCCTGGCCTGGAAAGTCACAACAGAAGTGCACATACGGATAATTTTGTCCACTTTATTGGTGGTGGATTAGCAGGAATGACAGCGGCCTCTATGACATATCCATTGGATCTTGTAAGGACACGTCTTGCGGCCCAGGTAAGCATGTGTTTGATAAATTATCTTCTGGCgagaatttttattattctctAATCTTGTTATTTTTTCCCAGTTAACTTTTGAGTTTTCTATTTCCAAAAACGTACATAATGATATCTTGAGGAACTATGCTTCCCCTAAGGCTTAAGTAAAGttctgtattttttaatgaCTTCTTGTTGCATGTAGTGGAAAGTAGTATCGATTAAGTTTCACTTCTGGTACAGACCGGCTCATGCCTTATCCTTCTCCTCTCTGAGCTTTTCCTTAGCTCATTTAGTGTTAATATTGCAGAGAAGTACCATCTATTATCGGGGTATTTGGCATGCACTCCATACTATTTGTAGAGATGAAGGTTTTTTGGGTTTGTACAAAGGACTTGGTGCGACGTTACTGGTGAGCTTTCAGCTATGCATGTGTTCAATTGTGGTTCCACCATGCTTTTAACTCTTATGCCATCGAGATGCTTTGCATGGTGTAGGGGGTTGGACCCAGTATAGCAATAAGCTTTACTGTTTATGAGATGCTGAGATCCTATTGGCATTCTGAAAGGTGAGACGTCTCTGTCCTTTCTATCAAATATAATATCTCTTGTGCTCGACTACATCTAGTTGCTCCTTGTTGTTATGGTGCATCATTCTGACGTGATAGCATCTTGACATTAGGCCTGATGATTCTACTGTCTTGGTTAGTCTTGCTTGTGGCAGTCTCTCTGGTGTTGCTTCATCTACAGGTGTGTGGTTTATGACCTACAATTTCAGATACTTCCTAGCATAATGTTAATTCTTATCAATTTTTCTAGTGGGTCCAGATATTTCTACTGTTACTTGATAATGATCTATCTTTTTGGAGATATGTAGCATAGGAAGCCTTCATCCAAAGGATTTCTATCAACCTTTTTTTTAATGGtaagtaaattaaataaaggTCTCTTTGAGGGGAACTCTTAATATCTTGATGGATGAAGCGGCTTGCATTTAAGGATGAAACCTATGTTACTGGTGTATCACTCTCTCCTATGATTAGCATCTTGCATTCGCTATTTACAATAATGGtattatgattctaattaacaTCTGGAGCTTTTTGTTTACATTCAAGCTGTATtcctaaaaacaaaaaatggcaTATGAGACCAATCAATTTATGTGATGgatttttgaagataatgaaggATGTCTATTTTCCCTATTTGTGGTCAAACTGGTGAGTCGaacaatttttataattatgtaaTGAATAGTTTCCCACAGAAGATCTAGTGAGCTTTCATATTTAGATGCCTTATCATTTGCTTGAATTAGTggtaaattgattttgggtgaATGAATTGATAAATCCCCAGTAAAAGCTGGATAACATGTTTTCCCTAGATGTTCTTTTTACTCTTTTATCCTGAtcatttgtcactttttgttGCTCTTTTGATACTTGCAGCAACATTTCCTTTGGATCTCGTCAGGCGAAGAAAGCAGTTGGAAGGAGCTGCTGGTCAAGCCCGTATGTGTAAAACAAGCCTTTTTGGGACCTTTAGACATATAATACGCTCTGAAGGCTTGTGTGGCTTATATAGAGGGATCCTGCCCGAATACTATAAGGTTGTTCCGGGGGTGGGAATTGCTTTCATGACTTACGAGACGTTGAAGAAGATTTTGTCAGATGGACCTCTAAACAGCTAGTTGCCAGTGCATCCAGATGTACCCGCTCTTGGCTCTTGAGCATGAGTTTTGCCAGTCAGTATTATAGCTTGTTGTCTTCGGATGCTCTGGTGAAGAGATCCGGGGTTTAAGATAAAGGTGGATAGGAGAAGAGCATTTATAGTTTTTACAgttcttttttttgttgttttctgaGACGACTCgtaatgaaaattttttattgttgctAGCATGGAACACATTTCAGTGTATAGATTATTAGATAGTTTCGGAGAACCAGATCTTGCACCGGCCTTTGATACTTATAGTTCTAGGTTTTGGAAATTTTCCCTTTCTATGATGGTAATATGAGAGCAAGTATTCTGTTTGTGCTGGCTTAGTTAAGTTGCGATGTCTGTATTCTTATGAAGTTTTGAGTGTACTAGCAGCCAAGAAGACAggcttcttttcctttcctgaACTTTCGCTTTGAGCTTATGGAATTTCGCTTACTGATCTTATGGCTAAGTACGGATATTCCCAGGATCACTGAATCTTGTGAAGCTTATTCGTCAAGTCTCTAGATTTAATAATGCAAGTTGCCAGGAAGCTATTTCAAGATGCTGGGTCAAACAGAGCTAATTCATCTTAAaccataatttatttaacaaaagggAAGGTTCTCTTTAGATTCTTTTGCCAGTTGAGACTAACAAGCAAGGCAATAATGGTAAAAGAGGTAAGAGGCTGTGCTTTTGACGCAGGTTGATGGTGCAGTGGTCATGGTGGTGCTGTAGGTTTCAGTTGTTGCATCGGCAGAAATGATCCAAGGGGGGGGTTACCAAATTAAATCTCACTTGGCAGGATTAAAGTTTGTGACTATTGTTGTTACGTGTAACTAATCACTGAAAGAACCCAGAAATGAAGTTAATCGAGCCTCTCTTCTTTTGTTGCAGCAGTAGATAGAAGCTTTGTCCTTTTGTATGATTTTATTCTTccttgaaaaatattaattttgaatctttACAGATAGTTTACTACACACACATTCGAGAGCTTGGGTTATCACAAGATCGTGGAATTGAATCTGTTTTCGTGTGACTATCAATAATTTAGGTTTATTCAAGGGGTCAAGTCTTGAGTTTCGACTTGCGATTTACCTCTTTATTATATGTGGGACGATCGCGACTCTGAGTTGATTTGGTGCCTTctagttttttatatttaaaaaaaaataaaaaatatcaattttgatGTCCATGGCAGAGTAGTAGCTACTCGCAtgaatacttttcatatttgaataaaatacgTCGAGAGGATATTCTAGTATACGAGTCTCTAATATATGAGAGGTTCTTCTCTTTGCGATTATCataattaatgttgttaataAGGCCTGATAATTTCGCCCCATTatagcattttccttttatatgcCATTGTCACTCTTACCATATTTGTCTGCGAATTTCAAGACGAAAGCTTTAGATGCTATGCCAGTCCTTTCAGCATCTATCCCCATTTGGAGATGGAAGGCATCAAGCATGACAGAAAGAAATCATGCAACCTTGGCCGTCTATCCGAAGAACACGTCTTGGTGAGGTTGCATTATCGTTTCATTTTCAACTTTCTTGCAATATACACTATCCTAATGCTGTTCTTCTCATGATTTCACAGAATATATCTAACCATGCGCCTGTAAGACATTGCACAGTGATGATATGCCCTTAGTTCTTCAGCTTTATCTTGAATGAGAAAGGTATCATTTCAGAACTTTTTACACTGATCATTGAAGAGATAATTTATAGGAAATTCCAGCACATCTACCCCTCAGCCAAACAACCTCTCTATGAACTATATAGCTAGGGCAATAATTAATATTGTGCCCCTCAACTAGCAAGGGAATAGAATATGTCACTGCATGAAAGCTGATGGAAAATGCTGATATTACACTACTTTTCCCAATCATCTTTCAGAGCAGAAGCTAGAGAATCCCACGTGTTGCGACAAGTCGATAAAGTTTAGGttgtgttttctttattttttaattttcagttttgagttttgaatttattttcagttttttattttgttaatctatttttaaaaaattaaaaacgtgttctctttatcattttgaaaaattatttctcaaaataaaaaattaaaaaataaaatctttttgaaattttaaaaataatttttaatgatattttattcaataaatttgattattcaataaattaaaaatatttaatgttaatgtattattaaaaaaatatatacacttTAAAGttcatgaattttataatattttttctcattacaataataaaatatgaataaataaataaataaataaatatgttttgagtttagagtttgttttggataaaaacattcaaaataattttttattattttgagttttttttatttttaaaaatgtattttcaaaaataatatagagaacgcgtttttattattttaaagaattaaaaattaaaaatgatttgaaaataacaaaaaaaaaaaaaaacgtagtCTTAGCATTCCTAGCGGCTTCAAGCACACTAATCACCTTAGTTTTTGCATCTACCGAGTTTGTAGTGGTTTAGCAATCGCCCTTTAAGATATTTTTCTCCAGATGTGATGACGTAATTTTCAGTTGTGCAGCAGTGGTTAAAAGGCTGTTAAGACAGGAAAAAATCGTCGTATGCAGAAAGGAAGGTTCTCAGCTTATCATTGGCTGTTGAAGAACAGATTCATCTTCAACAAAGGTGAACGATTCCTGGCGGGTGGCTTTATACTATATTCACATCTCTGCACCCCTGCTTGAAGAAGTTTTCGTGT
This window harbors:
- the LOC127791208 gene encoding uncharacterized protein LOC127791208, with the protein product MEARVAVSSRGAVVDGGPRKFLQQQQQQQQQLHHSQPPISPGQQHQIGTVPQLLAGGIAGAFSKTCTAPLARLTILFQVQGMHSNAAVLTKTSIWGEALRIVNEEGFRAFWKGNLVTIVHRLPYSSVNFYAYERYKSLLKSIPGLESHNRSAHTDNFVHFIGGGLAGMTAASMTYPLDLVRTRLAAQRSTIYYRGIWHALHTICRDEGFLGLYKGLGATLLGVGPSIAISFTVYEMLRSYWHSERPDDSTVLVSLACGSLSGVASSTATFPLDLVRRRKQLEGAAGQARMCKTSLFGTFRHIIRSEGLCGLYRGILPEYYKVVPGVGIAFMTYETLKKILSDGPLNS